The Streptomyces sp. NBC_00440 genome contains a region encoding:
- a CDS encoding glycosyltransferase family 39 protein yields MTYEMAHRSVAGIWRTLGTVDAVHGLYYLLMHALFALHDGGLTTLRLPSVLATSAAAAEVGLIGHRVAGPRAGLFAGLVMPLLPAVQRYAQEGRSYALVCALVVWATWLLLAERWTGYGAVMLAACLLHEFAVLAVVAHGVTVFARRAGQRGFPLSRRAFTWAAGGVAAGLAPLAVFSTTQSAQVEWIGRPGVSTLAGYAALTAAALVCRRFRPAPGVRALALPLLLVPSWLLLAVSYIHPLYVDRYVLFCSAGLALLTGAVLDRSFPDRSCPDRAVLDHCWSRAVALVAVVAALGALLPVSLEMRTPQSRKNDVTAVSAAVEAAGHAGDGLLFTPARRRVWTLWRPADFRGLTDLSLGRAPRSSHTLSGTELPPDRIRDRILAVTRIVVVSDLPGQPLDTDAREAVKRRTLRTYFVSCGSREITSALITVYARPGGCPPT; encoded by the coding sequence GTGACCTACGAGATGGCGCACCGCAGCGTCGCCGGGATCTGGCGGACGCTCGGCACCGTGGACGCCGTCCACGGCCTCTACTACCTGCTGATGCACGCCCTGTTCGCGCTCCATGACGGCGGCCTCACCACGCTGCGGCTGCCGTCCGTGCTCGCCACGTCCGCTGCCGCCGCCGAGGTCGGGCTCATCGGGCACCGCGTGGCCGGGCCGCGCGCGGGGCTGTTCGCAGGGCTCGTCATGCCGCTGCTCCCGGCCGTGCAGCGGTACGCGCAGGAGGGCCGTTCGTACGCGCTGGTCTGCGCCCTGGTCGTCTGGGCGACGTGGCTGCTGCTCGCGGAACGCTGGACCGGATACGGCGCGGTGATGCTGGCGGCCTGTCTGCTGCACGAGTTCGCGGTGCTGGCGGTGGTCGCGCACGGTGTGACGGTGTTCGCGCGGCGGGCCGGGCAGCGTGGGTTCCCGCTGTCGCGGCGGGCGTTCACCTGGGCGGCCGGAGGTGTCGCGGCCGGTCTCGCACCGCTCGCCGTGTTCTCCACCACGCAGTCCGCCCAGGTCGAATGGATCGGCAGACCCGGTGTCAGCACGCTCGCCGGGTACGCGGCACTGACCGCCGCCGCGCTGGTCTGCCGCCGCTTCCGGCCGGCTCCCGGCGTACGGGCACTCGCGCTTCCGCTGCTGCTCGTCCCCAGTTGGCTGCTGCTGGCGGTGTCGTACATCCACCCGCTGTACGTCGACCGCTATGTCCTCTTCTGCTCCGCCGGACTCGCGCTGTTGACCGGTGCGGTCCTGGACCGTTCCTTCCCGGACCGTTCCTGCCCGGACCGTGCGGTCCTGGACCACTGCTGGTCGCGGGCGGTCGCGCTCGTGGCGGTCGTCGCCGCTCTGGGTGCGCTGCTTCCCGTGAGTCTGGAGATGCGGACTCCGCAGAGCCGGAAGAACGACGTGACGGCGGTGTCCGCGGCGGTCGAAGCTGCCGGGCACGCCGGGGACGGGCTGCTCTTCACCCCCGCGAGGCGCCGGGTGTGGACGCTGTGGCGGCCCGCCGACTTCCGCGGGCTGACCGATCTCTCCCTGGGCCGCGCGCCACGCTCCTCCCACACGCTGTCCGGCACCGAGCTTCCGCCGGACCGGATCCGCGACCGGATCCTCGCCGTCACGCGGATCGTGGTCGTCTCCGACCTGCCCGGCCAGCCGCTGGACACCGACGCCCGGGAGGCAGTGAAGCGCCGCACGCTGCGCACGTACTTCGTGAGCTGCGGCAGCCGGGAGATCACCTCGGCCCTGATCACCGTCTACGCCCGTCCCGGAGGCTGCCCGCCCACCTGA
- a CDS encoding MBL fold metallo-hydrolase, translating into MTPDRGRSQDRSDPSGEDRPRTADGPLSRRQLLGASAAVLAAGGTAATALGTETAEADTARAAEVSPASNARPARVSPAGTEVFLLGTAGGPPPVTTRAGTASALSVRGKVHVVDCGRSAVTQYGRTGLRFQDLTSVFITHLHIDHIADYANFVLLAAHGVNDVGDAVLSPFDAYGPGPAGALPDAFGGGRPGTVDPADPTPGLKDLTEKSLEATAYSSNIFMRESGRPDPHTHVDVHEIELPPGTGADPIGNTAPDMEPFLVMDDGTVRVSAVLVPHGLVFPCFAYRFDTPDGSVVFSGDTALSDNMVRLARGADILVHEVIDLDFYRNSTGYSEALLHHMAAAHTDVTEVGPLARRCGVHTLVLTHITPADTFLVPHDSWRRRAQQGFHGRVLVGNDLDRIRLGR; encoded by the coding sequence ATGACACCTGATCGAGGCCGCAGCCAAGACCGCTCCGATCCGTCCGGCGAGGACCGGCCCCGCACCGCGGACGGGCCCCTCTCCCGACGTCAACTGCTGGGCGCCTCCGCTGCGGTGCTCGCCGCGGGCGGGACCGCCGCGACCGCCCTCGGTACGGAAACGGCTGAGGCGGACACGGCCCGAGCGGCCGAGGTCTCCCCGGCGTCGAACGCGCGCCCCGCGCGGGTCTCCCCCGCCGGAACCGAAGTGTTCCTGCTGGGCACCGCAGGCGGCCCACCACCGGTCACCACCCGGGCCGGAACCGCCTCCGCGCTCTCCGTCCGCGGAAAGGTCCACGTCGTCGACTGCGGGCGCTCCGCCGTCACTCAGTACGGCAGGACCGGACTGAGGTTCCAGGACCTGACGTCGGTCTTCATCACCCACCTGCACATCGACCACATAGCCGACTACGCCAACTTCGTGCTGCTGGCCGCGCACGGGGTCAACGACGTGGGCGACGCCGTCCTGTCCCCGTTCGACGCCTACGGCCCCGGCCCGGCGGGCGCACTGCCGGACGCCTTCGGCGGCGGGCGGCCGGGGACCGTCGACCCGGCCGATCCGACGCCCGGTCTCAAGGACCTGACGGAGAAGTCACTCGAAGCCACCGCGTACAGCAGCAACATCTTCATGCGCGAGTCCGGCCGCCCCGACCCACACACGCATGTCGACGTGCACGAGATCGAACTGCCTCCCGGGACAGGTGCCGACCCGATCGGGAACACCGCGCCGGACATGGAACCGTTCCTGGTCATGGACGACGGAACGGTTCGCGTCAGCGCGGTCCTGGTCCCGCACGGGCTGGTCTTCCCGTGCTTCGCGTACCGCTTCGACACCCCGGACGGCTCGGTGGTCTTCTCCGGGGACACCGCGCTCTCCGACAACATGGTCCGCCTGGCGCGGGGCGCCGACATCCTCGTGCACGAGGTGATCGACCTCGACTTCTACCGCAACAGCACCGGCTACAGCGAAGCGCTGCTGCACCACATGGCGGCGGCACACACCGACGTCACCGAGGTCGGCCCGCTGGCCCGGCGCTGCGGGGTGCACACGCTGGTGCTCACGCACATCACCCCGGCCGACACCTTCCTGGTCCCCCACGACTCCTGGCGGCGCAGGGCCCAACAGGGCTTCCACGGCCGGGTACTGGTCGGCAACGACCTCGACCGGATACGGCTGGGCAGGTAG
- a CDS encoding GntR family transcriptional regulator produces MPASGAVTRSTLRQQIADALRDEVLAGRLQPGEIFTVKQIAEGYGVSATPVREALVEMSAQGLLDSDQHKGFRVHQFSVDDYCSMVEARSLIIDGIFRRLTLRGVAGEALLSVRRRAEEAGQAARTGSLEILIGYDLRFWRELGALTGNRYISDFLHRLRVQCWVFAVPYLRGRAKLADALWQGHEELVDAVTSGDGEQAHAVIDAYNAHAVRWAEQLRATAPPPGGDSPSGGDSPSDGDRTTDEDAR; encoded by the coding sequence ATGCCCGCGAGCGGAGCGGTGACCCGCAGTACTCTGCGGCAGCAGATCGCCGACGCGCTGCGTGACGAAGTGCTTGCGGGCCGTCTTCAGCCGGGCGAGATCTTCACCGTCAAGCAGATCGCCGAAGGGTACGGGGTCTCGGCGACCCCGGTCCGTGAGGCGCTCGTCGAGATGTCCGCGCAGGGGCTGCTCGACTCGGACCAGCACAAGGGGTTCCGGGTCCACCAGTTCTCGGTCGACGACTACTGCTCCATGGTCGAGGCCCGGTCGCTGATCATCGACGGGATCTTCCGGCGGCTCACGCTGCGGGGTGTGGCGGGTGAGGCGCTGCTGTCCGTGCGCCGCCGGGCCGAGGAGGCCGGGCAGGCCGCGCGGACCGGCAGTCTGGAGATCCTCATCGGGTACGACCTGCGTTTCTGGCGTGAGCTCGGTGCGCTCACCGGCAACCGTTACATCTCCGACTTCCTGCACCGGCTGCGCGTGCAGTGCTGGGTGTTCGCCGTGCCGTATCTGCGCGGCCGCGCAAAACTGGCCGACGCGCTGTGGCAGGGCCACGAGGAGCTGGTCGATGCCGTGACCAGCGGCGACGGCGAACAGGCGCACGCGGTGATCGACGCGTACAACGCGCACGCCGTCCGCTGGGCGGAGCAGCTGCGAGCCACCGCCCCGCCCCCTGGCGGGGACAGCCCCTCCGGCGGGGACAGCCCGTCCGACGGTGACCGTACGACCGACGAGGATGCCCGGTGA
- a CDS encoding dolichyl-phosphate beta-glucosyltransferase encodes MSVVEPQAAELTVALSVVVPAYNEEGRLGPTLEAVRTYLDGRSGSWELVVVDDGSADGTARIAREAAAADPRVRLVSSPGNRGKGHALRLGVAASKGVRVLVTDADLATPIEELDRLTQELETGYEAAVGSRAHPDSTVEVHQGRLRESMGRMGNRLIRAVAVPGIRDTQCGFKLLDGDKAREAFADARLDGWGIDVEILQYFRRQGWAVAEVPVRWSHQEGSKVGPLDYLRVLAELIRLKARAVRGTDLAVCGLFLLASVLLYKNLWADLGHGYLRDSLQDQNQWEWFFAVTADNVAHLHNPLFTTAQNFPAGVNLMGNTPMLGLSVPLTPVTLAFGPTVTWALVLTGGLAATAAAWYWLIARRLVRNRWAAALGAALAAFAPPMISHGNAHPNFLVLFMIPVIIDRALRLCEGENVVRDGVLLGLFATYQVFLGEEPFLLAALGMLLFALAYGLLRRDVARAAWRPLLKGLGVAALTALPLVAYPLGWQFFGAQSYHSVLHGNNAGNSPRALLEFSGRALFGSDATADKLALNRTEQNAFYGWPLVALAFAITVRLWRHPLVKALAFTAVAAAVLSLGQKIRIPYTDVVLPGPWRLLAHRPLFESVIEGRVAMICAPALGVLVALAADRLIRTRVRAYRAFGGLAVAAALVPIVPTSMPVQSRPDVPAFIADGMWKKYVGPGESVVPVPLPDPGSAEALHWQSATGVHFPVPGGYFNGPYGPDRTGIYGAPPRYTSNLFRDVRYGAKIPAIGPNWQAQARYDLAYWKAGVVVIPPEDNDAALYVTVEKLLGRPGQRIGGAWVWPVGKGSS; translated from the coding sequence GTGAGCGTCGTGGAGCCGCAGGCGGCGGAGCTGACGGTGGCGCTGTCCGTCGTCGTGCCCGCCTACAACGAGGAGGGGCGGCTCGGCCCCACGCTGGAGGCCGTCCGTACGTATCTGGACGGGCGGTCCGGCAGCTGGGAGCTGGTGGTCGTCGACGACGGTTCGGCGGACGGCACCGCGCGCATCGCCCGCGAGGCCGCCGCAGCCGACCCCCGGGTCCGGCTGGTCAGCAGCCCCGGCAACCGCGGCAAGGGGCACGCCCTGCGGCTCGGTGTGGCCGCGTCGAAGGGCGTACGGGTGCTGGTCACCGATGCCGATCTGGCCACGCCCATCGAGGAGTTGGACCGGCTCACCCAGGAGCTGGAGACCGGGTACGAGGCCGCGGTCGGCTCGCGGGCGCACCCCGATTCCACCGTCGAGGTGCACCAGGGGCGGCTGCGCGAGTCGATGGGGCGGATGGGCAACCGGCTCATACGGGCCGTCGCCGTCCCCGGCATCCGCGACACCCAGTGCGGGTTCAAGCTCCTGGACGGCGACAAGGCACGCGAGGCGTTCGCCGACGCGCGGCTCGACGGCTGGGGCATCGACGTCGAGATCCTCCAGTACTTCCGGCGCCAGGGATGGGCGGTCGCCGAGGTCCCGGTCCGCTGGTCGCACCAGGAGGGCTCCAAGGTCGGGCCGCTCGACTATCTGCGGGTCCTCGCCGAGCTGATCCGGCTGAAGGCCCGCGCGGTGCGCGGCACCGACCTGGCGGTCTGCGGCCTCTTCCTGCTGGCGTCCGTGCTGCTCTACAAGAACCTCTGGGCCGACCTCGGACACGGCTACCTCCGCGACTCGCTCCAGGACCAGAACCAGTGGGAGTGGTTCTTCGCGGTCACCGCGGACAACGTCGCCCATCTGCACAACCCGCTCTTCACCACCGCGCAGAACTTCCCGGCCGGGGTGAACCTCATGGGCAACACCCCCATGCTCGGGCTCTCCGTCCCGCTCACCCCGGTGACGCTGGCGTTCGGGCCGACCGTGACCTGGGCGCTGGTGCTGACCGGCGGGCTCGCCGCGACGGCCGCCGCCTGGTACTGGCTGATCGCCAGGCGGCTGGTCCGCAACCGGTGGGCAGCCGCGCTCGGCGCCGCGCTCGCCGCCTTCGCGCCGCCGATGATCTCGCACGGCAACGCGCACCCCAACTTCCTGGTGCTGTTCATGATCCCGGTCATCATCGACCGGGCGCTGCGGCTCTGCGAGGGGGAAAACGTCGTACGGGACGGGGTGCTGCTCGGCCTCTTCGCCACGTACCAGGTCTTCCTCGGCGAGGAGCCGTTCCTGCTCGCGGCCCTCGGGATGCTGCTCTTCGCGCTCGCCTACGGGCTGCTGCGCAGGGACGTGGCTCGGGCGGCGTGGCGCCCGCTGCTCAAGGGGCTCGGGGTCGCCGCGCTGACCGCGCTGCCGCTGGTCGCGTACCCGCTGGGCTGGCAGTTCTTCGGCGCGCAGAGCTACCACAGCGTGCTGCACGGGAACAACGCGGGCAACAGCCCGCGCGCCCTCCTGGAGTTCTCCGGGCGCGCCCTGTTCGGCAGCGACGCGACGGCCGACAAACTGGCGCTCAACCGGACCGAGCAGAACGCCTTCTACGGCTGGCCGCTGGTGGCGCTGGCCTTCGCGATCACGGTACGGCTGTGGCGGCACCCGCTGGTGAAGGCACTGGCGTTCACCGCGGTGGCCGCCGCGGTCCTCTCGCTGGGCCAGAAGATCCGTATCCCGTACACGGACGTGGTGCTCCCCGGCCCGTGGCGGCTGCTGGCGCACCGGCCGCTCTTCGAGTCGGTGATCGAGGGCCGGGTCGCGATGATCTGCGCCCCCGCGCTCGGCGTGCTGGTCGCGCTGGCGGCCGACCGGCTGATCCGCACCCGTGTTCGCGCGTACCGCGCCTTCGGGGGGTTGGCCGTCGCGGCGGCGCTGGTCCCGATCGTGCCCACCTCGATGCCGGTGCAGAGCCGCCCGGACGTCCCGGCGTTCATCGCCGACGGTATGTGGAAGAAGTACGTGGGCCCCGGCGAGTCCGTGGTCCCGGTGCCGCTGCCCGACCCGGGCAGCGCGGAAGCCCTGCACTGGCAGTCGGCCACCGGCGTCCACTTCCCGGTGCCCGGCGGCTACTTCAACGGGCCGTACGGGCCGGACCGCACCGGCATCTACGGAGCGCCGCCCCGCTACACGTCGAACCTCTTCCGGGACGTCCGCTACGGCGCGAAGATCCCGGCGATCGGCCCCAACTGGCAGGCGCAGGCGCGCTACGACCTGGCGTACTGGAAGGCCGGCGTGGTCGTCATACCGCCCGAGGACAACGACGCGGCGCTGTACGTCACGGTGGAGAAACTGCTCGGCCGGCCGGGGCAGCGGATCGGCGGCGCGTGGGTCTGGCCGGTGGGCAAGGGCAGCAGCTGA
- a CDS encoding NAD-dependent epimerase/dehydratase family protein — MRVLVTGGAGFIGSHIVADLTARGHEPVVFDALLAAAHPQRPSPTGAEWIEADVRDRAAVEKALRGVDAVCHQAAMVGLGKHFADAPDYVSCNDLGTAVLLAAMESAGVRDLVLAGSMVVYGEGRYDCARHGVVRPGPRSPADLEAGRFEPVCPQCGDDVAPGLVTEEAPVDPRNVYATTKLAQEHLAAAWARATGGRAVALRYHNVYGPGMPRDTPYAGVASFFRSALARGTAPVVFEDGGQRRDFVHVRDIASANTAALEGVPGRAAGELRAYNVGSGEPHTILDMAQQLATAYPGPAPLVTGEYRLGDVRHITASSARIRSELGWLPSVPFADGVAEFAHASMRPSAVAPV; from the coding sequence ATGCGTGTACTTGTCACTGGAGGCGCGGGTTTCATCGGCTCGCACATCGTCGCCGACCTGACCGCCCGGGGTCACGAACCGGTTGTGTTCGACGCCCTGTTGGCCGCTGCGCACCCCCAGCGGCCGTCCCCCACCGGCGCGGAGTGGATCGAGGCCGACGTCCGGGACAGGGCCGCGGTGGAGAAGGCCCTGCGCGGTGTGGACGCGGTCTGCCACCAGGCGGCGATGGTGGGGCTCGGCAAGCACTTCGCGGACGCGCCGGACTATGTGAGCTGCAACGACCTCGGTACCGCTGTGCTGCTCGCGGCCATGGAGAGCGCGGGCGTACGCGACCTGGTGCTTGCCGGGTCCATGGTGGTGTACGGGGAGGGCCGTTACGACTGCGCCCGGCACGGCGTCGTACGCCCGGGCCCGCGCTCGCCCGCCGATCTCGAAGCGGGCCGGTTCGAGCCCGTCTGCCCGCAGTGCGGCGACGACGTGGCGCCGGGCCTGGTCACCGAGGAGGCGCCGGTCGACCCGAGGAACGTGTACGCGACGACGAAGCTCGCCCAGGAGCATCTGGCCGCGGCGTGGGCGCGGGCGACCGGCGGCCGGGCGGTCGCGCTGCGCTACCACAACGTGTACGGGCCCGGAATGCCCCGGGACACCCCGTACGCGGGGGTGGCGTCCTTCTTCCGCTCGGCCCTGGCACGCGGCACGGCACCGGTCGTGTTCGAAGACGGCGGGCAGCGGCGGGACTTCGTCCATGTGCGGGACATCGCGTCCGCCAACACGGCGGCGCTGGAAGGAGTCCCGGGCCGCGCGGCCGGGGAGCTGCGCGCGTACAACGTGGGCAGCGGGGAACCGCACACGATCCTGGACATGGCACAGCAGCTCGCCACGGCGTACCCGGGGCCTGCCCCGCTGGTCACGGGGGAGTACCGGCTGGGGGACGTCCGCCACATCACCGCGTCCTCCGCGCGGATCCGGTCCGAACTGGGCTGGCTGCCTTCGGTGCCGTTCGCCGACGGGGTGGCGGAGTTCGCCCATGCGTCGATGCGGCCGTCGGCCGTGGCTCCGGTCTGA
- a CDS encoding benzoate/H(+) symporter BenE family transporter yields the protein MFRDASVSAVLAGLVAVVVSYSGPLVIVLSAASNGHLTAAQTSSWVWAISIGSGVTCIGLSLWTRMPVITAWSTPGAALLVTSLGSYSYPEAIGAFLVSGVVIALVGMTGVFGWLMRQIPGAVVSAMLAGILFSFGTGAFSSLKSAPYIAGSVLIGYLLAKRWLPRYAVLTALAAGVIATAAGSRLHAHLGGLELARPVFTTPHFSAASLVGIAVPLILATLASQNAPGMAVLSASGYEPEDRLLIGSTGAVSTVLAPFGAHAINLAAITAAICTGPEAHRDPRRRYVAGVSCGAFYLIVGSFGSALVALFAGLPKELVAAIAGVALLGALAGSLTGAVKEEKDREAALITFLATASGLTLFGIGSAFWGLLFGVVTHLVLTYRRKAAVAAA from the coding sequence CTGTTCCGCGACGCCTCGGTGTCCGCCGTGCTGGCCGGACTCGTGGCGGTCGTCGTGTCGTACTCGGGACCGCTGGTCATCGTCCTCTCGGCGGCGTCCAACGGGCATCTGACCGCCGCGCAGACCAGCTCCTGGGTCTGGGCGATCTCCATCGGCAGCGGTGTCACCTGCATCGGCCTGAGCCTGTGGACCAGGATGCCGGTGATCACGGCCTGGTCCACACCGGGTGCGGCGCTGCTGGTCACCAGCCTGGGCTCGTACTCGTACCCGGAGGCCATCGGGGCCTTCCTCGTCAGCGGAGTGGTCATCGCGCTCGTCGGGATGACCGGTGTGTTCGGATGGCTGATGCGGCAGATCCCGGGCGCGGTCGTCTCCGCGATGCTCGCGGGCATCCTGTTCTCGTTCGGCACCGGGGCGTTCAGCTCGCTCAAGTCCGCCCCGTACATCGCCGGTTCGGTCCTGATCGGCTATCTGCTGGCGAAGCGCTGGCTGCCCCGTTACGCGGTCCTGACGGCCCTGGCCGCGGGGGTGATCGCCACCGCGGCCGGTTCGCGGCTCCATGCCCACCTCGGCGGACTGGAGCTGGCACGGCCGGTGTTCACCACACCGCACTTCTCGGCGGCCTCGCTCGTCGGCATCGCGGTGCCGCTGATCCTGGCGACGCTCGCCTCGCAGAACGCGCCGGGCATGGCGGTGCTCAGCGCCTCCGGGTACGAGCCCGAGGACCGGCTGCTGATCGGCTCGACCGGCGCCGTCTCCACCGTGCTGGCCCCGTTCGGTGCGCACGCGATCAATCTGGCCGCGATCACCGCCGCGATCTGCACCGGCCCCGAGGCCCACCGCGACCCGCGGCGCCGGTATGTGGCGGGCGTGTCGTGCGGGGCGTTCTACCTCATCGTCGGCTCGTTCGGCTCGGCGCTGGTGGCCCTGTTCGCCGGGCTGCCCAAGGAACTGGTGGCGGCGATCGCCGGAGTGGCCCTGCTGGGGGCGCTGGCCGGGAGCCTCACGGGCGCGGTGAAGGAGGAGAAGGACCGCGAGGCGGCCCTGATCACCTTCCTCGCGACGGCCTCGGGCCTCACCCTCTTCGGTATCGGCTCGGCGTTCTGGGGGCTCCTCTTCGGGGTCGTCACCCACCTCGTGCTGACCTACCGGCGGAAGGCGGCAGTGGCGGCCGCGTAA
- a CDS encoding PLP-dependent transferase: protein MWERLRLHRRLTGPILGPLETYLLVRGMRTLFPRMRQISATAMTVAEHFDGHPLIRRVTYPGLPSDPGHRIAARQMTGGFSGMLSLHVAGEWQTSLRVAKYCELFIRATSLGGVESLIEHRYTFEGPDSASPKDMLRLSIGLENPADLVADLEQALERAVKEDH, encoded by the coding sequence GTGTGGGAACGGCTGCGGCTGCACCGCAGGCTGACCGGGCCCATACTCGGCCCGCTGGAGACGTATCTGCTGGTGCGCGGGATGCGTACGCTCTTCCCCCGGATGCGCCAGATCTCGGCCACCGCGATGACCGTCGCCGAGCACTTCGACGGCCACCCGCTGATCAGGAGGGTCACCTACCCGGGCCTTCCGTCGGACCCCGGACACCGGATCGCGGCCCGCCAGATGACCGGCGGATTCAGCGGGATGCTGTCCCTGCATGTGGCGGGAGAGTGGCAGACCTCGCTGCGCGTGGCGAAGTACTGCGAACTCTTCATCCGCGCCACCTCGCTGGGCGGCGTGGAGAGCCTGATCGAGCACCGTTACACCTTCGAAGGGCCGGACAGCGCCTCGCCGAAGGACATGCTGAGGCTGTCCATCGGTCTGGAGAACCCGGCAGACCTCGTCGCCGACCTCGAACAGGCCCTGGAACGGGCCGTGAAGGAAGACCATTGA
- the hemC gene encoding hydroxymethylbilane synthase, with the protein MAQYLVGSRASNLAKAQVRGYLKPLRERYPDVSFTHRVILEGGDKDRTSRMSSVSAASGGSAFSTEQEAALVRGDVDVVVHSLKDLPTANPPGLVLLPPPAREDVRDALCGSTLAGLRKGARVGTGAPRRIAQLLAVRPDLELVPIRGNVPPRLKKIETMGLDAVVLAAAGIHRLGLGDAIGELLPLDRFPPSPGQGALGIQVREDNTALREILATAGDLTVDAAVRAERSLLAELHGGCSVPVGAYAERLPDGSLVLSGQVTSLDGTEQISATLTGSVTEPEKLGAALAALLVDQGALPLLDAVRAATAGGGA; encoded by the coding sequence GTGGCGCAGTACCTCGTCGGCTCGCGCGCGAGCAATCTGGCCAAAGCTCAGGTCCGCGGATATCTGAAGCCCCTGCGGGAGCGGTATCCCGACGTCTCCTTCACCCACCGGGTGATCCTCGAAGGGGGCGACAAGGACCGCACGTCGCGGATGTCCAGTGTGAGCGCCGCCAGCGGTGGTTCTGCCTTCAGCACTGAGCAGGAAGCGGCCCTGGTCCGGGGGGACGTGGACGTCGTCGTTCACTCGCTCAAGGACCTTCCCACGGCGAATCCGCCCGGACTCGTCCTGCTGCCCCCGCCGGCGCGCGAGGACGTGCGGGACGCGCTCTGCGGCTCCACCCTCGCGGGGCTCCGGAAGGGGGCCCGCGTGGGTACCGGTGCGCCGCGCCGTATCGCCCAACTGCTCGCCGTGCGGCCCGATCTCGAACTGGTGCCGATCCGGGGGAACGTCCCGCCCCGGCTGAAGAAGATCGAAACGATGGGCCTGGACGCCGTGGTCCTCGCCGCCGCGGGGATCCACCGGCTCGGCCTCGGGGACGCGATCGGTGAACTGCTGCCGCTCGACCGGTTTCCGCCGAGCCCCGGCCAGGGAGCGCTGGGGATCCAGGTGCGTGAGGACAACACGGCTCTGCGCGAGATCCTCGCCACCGCGGGCGACCTCACCGTGGACGCGGCCGTACGGGCGGAGCGCTCCCTGCTCGCCGAGCTGCACGGGGGTTGCAGCGTCCCGGTGGGCGCGTATGCCGAACGCCTTCCGGACGGCAGCCTCGTGCTGTCCGGCCAGGTGACGTCACTGGACGGCACCGAGCAGATCTCGGCGACGCTCACGGGCTCGGTCACGGAACCGGAGAAGCTCGGAGCCGCCCTGGCCGCTCTGCTCGTCGACCAGGGCGCGCTGCCCCTGCTCGACGCGGTGCGGGCCGCCACGGCCGGCGGCGGCGCCTGA
- a CDS encoding SLATT domain-containing protein, giving the protein MDTGTDTGTGALAGPGADLTGEPFPAGDWGEPVERLDELYRWVESAALRTAGWYLADRAWKRRGARALRAGSAGGALVGALLPLLDLAAGLHGAAEWGYPALLAGVACAAGDRWFGLTAGWMRDVATAQAVQRRLQVLQFDWASESVREVLGPAEGTASEATERCLGVLRRFSDDVTDLVRGETAEWMVGFRTGGAVPVSVRGPGEARGGGEPMSVGRAVPAMGVRPNMPRQRPPESPSR; this is encoded by the coding sequence ATGGACACGGGCACGGACACAGGCACGGGCGCCCTCGCCGGTCCGGGTGCGGACCTGACCGGTGAACCGTTTCCGGCGGGCGACTGGGGTGAGCCCGTCGAGCGCCTGGACGAGCTGTACCGGTGGGTGGAGTCGGCCGCGCTGCGGACCGCGGGCTGGTATCTGGCCGACCGGGCCTGGAAGCGCCGGGGGGCGCGGGCCCTGCGGGCGGGATCGGCCGGGGGTGCGCTCGTGGGGGCGTTACTGCCGCTGCTCGATCTGGCGGCCGGTCTGCACGGTGCGGCGGAGTGGGGCTATCCGGCGCTGCTGGCCGGAGTGGCGTGCGCGGCGGGCGACCGCTGGTTCGGGCTGACCGCCGGCTGGATGCGCGACGTGGCGACGGCGCAGGCGGTGCAGCGGCGGCTCCAGGTGCTCCAGTTCGACTGGGCTTCGGAGAGCGTCCGCGAGGTGCTCGGCCCGGCGGAGGGCACGGCGAGCGAGGCGACCGAACGCTGCCTGGGCGTGCTGCGCAGGTTCTCGGACGACGTGACGGATCTCGTACGGGGTGAGACGGCGGAGTGGATGGTCGGATTCCGTACGGGCGGCGCGGTGCCCGTATCGGTGCGGGGCCCCGGAGAAGCACGCGGCGGCGGCGAGCCGATGTCCGTGGGCCGCGCGGTGCCGGCGATGGGCGTACGCCCGAACATGCCGCGCCAGCGCCCACCGGAATCGCCGTCGCGGTAA
- a CDS encoding YbaB/EbfC family nucleoid-associated protein: MIPGGGQPNMQQLLQQAQKMQQDLAQAQEELARTEVDGQAGGGLVKATVTGSGELRGLVIDPKAVDPEDTETLADLIVAAVHAANENASALQQQKLGPLAQGLGGMPGLGI; this comes from the coding sequence GTGATTCCCGGTGGTGGCCAGCCCAATATGCAGCAGCTGCTTCAGCAGGCCCAGAAGATGCAGCAGGATCTCGCGCAGGCTCAGGAGGAACTGGCACGGACCGAGGTCGACGGCCAGGCGGGCGGCGGTCTGGTCAAGGCCACCGTCACCGGCTCCGGTGAACTGCGCGGCCTGGTGATCGACCCCAAGGCCGTCGATCCCGAGGACACGGAGACCCTGGCGGACCTGATCGTCGCCGCGGTCCACGCCGCCAACGAGAACGCTTCGGCGCTCCAGCAGCAGAAGCTCGGCCCGCTCGCCCAGGGGCTCGGCGGTATGCCGGGTCTCGGTATCTGA